The following proteins come from a genomic window of Trifolium pratense cultivar HEN17-A07 linkage group LG4, ARS_RC_1.1, whole genome shotgun sequence:
- the LOC123920213 gene encoding uncharacterized protein LOC123920213, whose protein sequence is MFRSMSRGFGTGRYERLGKESATTTLLHEEFKRSTTLPSRASNSSSKIAPGSTFGDIKLQRNPTKKANSKSNKKSTHPLLSFLDFRRKKKTTARPEFARYIEYLKEGGMWDLNSNKPVIYYK, encoded by the coding sequence ATGTTTAGATCCATGAGTAGAGGCTTTGGAACAGGGAGGTATGAGAGATTAGGGAAAGAATCTGCAACAACAACACTTTTGCATGAGGAGTTCAAGAGAAGCACAACATTGCCTTCTAGAGCATCAAATTCTTCAAGTAAAATTGCTCCAGGTTCAACTTTTGGTGACATAAAACTACAAAGAAACCCAACAAAGAAGGCTAATAGTAAAAGTAACAAGAAGAGTACTCATCCACTTCTCAGCTTTTTGGATTTTCGtaggaaaaagaaaacaacagcTAGGCCTGAATTTGCAAGGTATATTGAGTATCTCAAAGAAGGAGGCATGTGGGATTTGAATTCCAATAAACCAGTTATCTATTACAAGTGA
- the LOC123921141 gene encoding auxilin-like protein 1 gives METVTHSRHQQNKLSIPLPKKITNATFSSSKTLYDDVYGGPPKFTASSISPRFEDYGEIFSSFHAGRSSSIPVLDLPAVDSGEVFFDFRRSAFDYAEVFGGSGGLDFWSSHEDLFREGENEDEEEDWTPVETDSFSGDLNHFGNNVGVSSGGLLQSVDGNTEFNISYHKVNGTHNEDTSKGKASVTQLHAVPGVTRVVDETMLFHRTDPSLQVVDDIDLDMEFTAGKEKRNRHKKMTLRPCNVTSGEQIPRCDLDLHDGYNRNDSHSSETFITVTDVSLRTIPSQLPPPCRPPPLLDPSKGYNSESHSNNDWIDSEDTLGDGSPPFFDVEVDIISSASVVKEARDRPEAKGRSTKDLKGRKKRGSESNLKSSYDVKTNEAMMSGNIATFNRLNDEAVLATCDRRSGKMKISATDERQKARKAAPVILEPLEGERHLNKFEEKHMKESRSSQESEQSIGVGTWKEATEFFELVGAEDSQKVIHPINHTKSLVQDARTFEHWRKEGEASNIQEEYTKVKAVLESCQPDEYKKKSKAARGAYEQGKNIRRSKSSNVEFGQREPLRNEEFTDFFELGKSEKIKTAHQQRKTEKKATKANPVESEISKEADEQELSEVQFSLKLKENEKKLKQNGEQKLGVKNHKQSQMMKENEKNHREAFTSEAAKSEETVKDSEELEKINGRSNEAIKLEKPEENVTCKRENEIISKQQIQNRSGLKESRESEENEINQNDSFINKVSGEDQKHAHGQVENEKRLREDFEQGLIKTKIEEAFERGTNEACVEDKSKEKFRVVSDEYGKGNKLEETSESKGTLKVWKQAVDLERRSGSVAQMKQETESFSNQTSDREGALGIPNENSHSKQSENILKDASRSETDEGFDIILEPLEVNSEGINMKFAKETNETQKAQCGHNLLSHSSTIHKVNNEKPGVSLEPVADHDIAEARTDCEIGGRKLEEGCRTQSGKVDCSVRDTDELCLSKKQACSEKAKTVPQMEFDSRSQERKIANEWGENRTIKHHANLAVNQEGSRNLNSSSQVNTCDDHRRNTSVDETAIVQDAVNVHNTSQRSRVAHSTKSKEKCLNETAALVEKDAEKLRIEQELEKERLTKIEEELERERERQKDRMAVDRAMLEAEREREREKDRMAVDRATFEARDRAYAEARERAERAAFDRATAEARQRALAEARERLEKACAEARDKSYSDKATAEARLKAERAAVERATAEARERAMEKAKVERAAFGSREQLERSVSDKFGVSSRNSGRQGPSSDMLDSQFHNFSSGTGSRYPYSVNGASSFSERSEEGESAQRCRARTERCRRTADRAAKALEEKNMRDLVAQKEQAERSRLAETLDTEVRRWSSGKEGNLRALLSTLQYILGPDSGWQPIPLTDVITSAAAKKAYRKATLCVHPDKLQQRGASIQHKYICEKVFDLLKDAWSKFNSEER, from the exons ATGGAAACTGTAACACATTCTCGCCACCAACAAAACAAACTCTCTATTCCGCTTCCCAAGAAAATCACCAACGCTACTTTCTCATCTTCCAAAACTCTCTACGACGACGTTTACGGTGGTCCGCCGAAGTTCACCGCTTCCTCCATTTCGCCGCGGTTTGAAGACTACGGTGAGATTTTCTCCAGCTTCCATGCCGGACGGTCATCTTCCATTCCGGTTTTGGATCTTCCGGCTGTTGACTCCGGCGAGGTTTTCTTCGACTTCCGTCGCTCTGCTTTTGACTATGCTGAGGTCTTCGGAGGCTCCGGTGGACTGGATTTTTGGTCCTCTCACGAGGACTTGTTTCGTGAAGgtgaaaatgaagatgaagaagaagactg GACTCCAGTAGAAACCGATTCATTCTCTGGTGACTTGAACCATTTTGGAAATAATGTAGGCGTATCAAGTGGAGGTCTCTTACAGTCGGTTGATGGAAATACGGAGTTCAACATTTCGTATCATAAGGTCAATGGTACACACAATGAAGATACGTCAAAGGGGAAAGCTAGCGTAACTCAGCTGCACGCTGTTCCTGGTGTCACTCGTGTAGTTGATGAAACCATGCTCTTTCATAGGACTGATCCATCCTTGCAGGTTGTGGATGATATTGACCTTGATATGGAATTTACTGCAGGCAAGGAAAAGAGAAACCGTCATAAGAAAATGACGTTGCGTCCATGTAATGTTACTTCTGGTGAACAGATTCCCCGTTGTGATCTTGATCTGCATGATGGATACAACCGAAATGATTCTCATTCCAGTGAGACGTTCATAACTGTGACTGATGTCAGCCTCAGAACTATACCGTCTCAATTGCCACCCCCTTGTCGGCCACCACCTTTATTAGATCCAAGCAAGGGGTACAATAGTGAATCTCATTCAAACAACGACTGGATTGATTCTGAAGATACTCTAGGTGATGGTTCGCCACCTTTCTTTGATGTGGAGGTTGATATTATTTCATCTGCTTCTGTTGTAAAAGAAGCCAGAGACAGACCAGAAGCAAAAGGTAGGAGTACAAAAGATTTGAAGGGGAGAAAGAAGAGGGGTTCTGAAAGCAACTTAAAATCGAGTTATGATGTAAAAACAAATGAAGCAATGATGAGTGGGAATATAGCTACATTTAATAGGTTGAATGATGAGGCAGTGCTGGCAACCTGTGATCGGAGATCTGGCAAAATGAAAATTTCTGCCACAGATGAAAGGCAGAAAGCTAGGAAGGCTGCTCCAGTAATTCTAGAACCATTAGAAGGGGAAAGGCATTTAAACAAGTTTGAGGAAAAACACATGAAGGAATCCAGGTCATCTCAAGAATCAGAGCAAAGTATTGGAGTTGGGACATGGAAAGAAGCAACTGAATTTTTTGAATTGGTGGGAGCGGAAGACTCTCAAAAAGTAATTCATCCCATAAATCATACCAAGAGTTTGGTGCAAGATGCCAGAACATTTGAGCATTGGAGGAAAGAAGGAGAAGCATCCAACATCCAAGAAGAATACACAAAAGTAAAAGCAGTTTTAGAAAGTTGTCAGCCTGACGAATACAAGAAGAAATCTAAAGCAGCAAGAGGGGCTTATGAACAGGGCAAAAACATTAGGAGATCTAAATCATCTAATGTGGAATTCGGGCAGAGAGAGCCTTTGAGGAATGAAgaatttactgatttttttgAGCTTGGAAAGAGTGAGAAGATAAAAACGGCCCACCAACAaagaaaaactgaaaagaaaGCAACTAAAGCCAATCCAGTGGAAAGTGAGATATCAAAAGAGGCTGATGAACAAGAACTAAGTGAAGTTCAATTTAGCTTGAAGCttaaagaaaatgagaagaaactAAAACAGAATGGAGAGCAGAAGCTGGGTGTGAAAAATCACAAGCAGTCTCAAATgatgaaagaaaatgaaaaaaatcatagaGAAGCTTTTACTTCTGAAGCAGCAAAGAGTGAGGAAACAGTCAAAGATTCTGAGGAGCTTGAGAAAATTAATGGAAGATCAAATGAAGCTATTAAGCTGGAGAAGCCAGAAGAAAATGTAACTTGCAAAAGAGAAAATGAAATCATCTCCAAACAACAGATACAGAACAGAAGTGGGCTCAAAGAGTCACGTGAAAGTGAAGAAAATGAGATCAACCAAAATGATTCTTTTATAAACAAAGTAAGTGGTGAAGACCAAAAACACGCTCATGGGCAGGTAGAGAACGAAAAGAGGCTTAGAGAAGACTTTGAACAAGGTTTGATCAAGACAAAAATTGAAGAGGCATTTGAGCGGGGGACAAATGAGGCATGTGTAGAAGataaaagtaaagaaaaatttAGAGTGGTTTCTGATGAGTACGGAAAAGGAAATAAGCTTGAAGAAACAAGTGAGAGCAAAGGGACTTTGAAAGTTTGGAAACAAGCTGTAGATCTAGAAAGACGTAGTGGAAGTGTGGCTCAGATGAAACAAGAAACTGAGAGTTTTTCAAACCAAACATCTGACAGGGAAGGAGCTTTAGGTATACCAAATGAGAATAGTCACTCCAAGCAATCTGAGAATATACTCAAAGATGCTAGTAGGAGTGAAACAGATGAGGGGTTTGATATTATTTTGGAGCCACTGGAGGTGAATAGTGAAGGTATCAACATGAAGTTTGCTAAAGAAACTAATGAGACACAGAAAGCACAGTGCGGTCATAATCTTCTGTCTCATTCATCCACCATTCATAAAGTAAATAATGAAAAACCAGGGGTATCTCTAGAACCTGTTGCTGATCATGATATTGCAGAAGCTAGAACTGACTGCGAAATTGGTGGAAGGAAATTGGAAGAGGGTTGTAGGACACAATCGGGAAAGGTGGATTGTAGCGTGAGAGACACCGATGAACTTTGTCTTAGTAAGAAACAGGCATGCAGTGAGAAAGCTAAGACAGTCCCTCAAATGGAATTTGATTCTAGAAGTCAAGAGAGGAAAATTGCAAATGAATGGGGTGAGAATAGAACGATTAAACATCATGCAAATCTTGCAGTAAACCAGGAAGGTAGCAGGAACCTGAATTCATCAAGCCAAGTAAACACATGTGATGATCACAGAAGGAACACATCAGTAGATGAAACTGCTATAGTTCAAGATGCAGTAAATGTACACAACACTTCTCAAAGGTCTCGTGTAGCCCATTCCACCAAAAGCAAAGAAAAGTGTCTTAACGAAACTGCCGCCTTAGTAGAGAAAGATGCCGAAAAGCTGAGAATAGAACAAGAGTTGGAAAAAGAACGTCTCACAAAGATAGAAGAAGAgttagagagagaaagggagAGACAGAAAGATAGAATGGCTGTTGACAGAGCAATGCTGGAGGCTGAGAGGGAAAGGGAAAGAGAAAAAGATAGGATGGCTGTTGATAGAGCAACTTTTGAGGCTCGTGATAGAGCATATGCTGAAGCTCGCGAAAGAGCAGAAAGGGCTGCGTTTGATAGAGCAACAGCTGAAGCTAGACAAAGAGCACTGGCTGAGGCCAGGGAAAGACTTGAAAAGGCCTGTGCTGAGGCTAGAGACAAATCGTACTCTGATAAGGCAACTGCAGAAGCCAGATTGAAGGCAGAACGTGCTGCTGTAGAGAGAGCAACTGCTGAGGCTCGAGAGCGCGCAATGGAAAAAGCGAAGGTTGAGAGAGCTGCATTTGGGTCCAGAGAACAATTAGAGAGATCTGTATCTGATAAATTTGGCGTTTCTTCCAGAAATAGTGGAAGACAGGGCCCATCCTCA GATATGCTGGATTCACAGTTTCACAACTTCAGCTCTGGCACTGGTTCCAGATATCCATATTCAGTTAATGGTG CTTCTTCTTTTTCTGAGAGATCAGAAGAAGGTGAATCAGCTCAGCGATGTAGAGCTAGGACGGAGAGGTGTCGTCGAACAGCCGACCGTGCA GCAAAAGCTTTGGAAGAAAAGAACATGCGTGACCTTGTAGCTCAGAAGGAGCAAGCTGAGAGAAGT AGATTAGCGGAGACTCTGGATACTGAAGTCAGGAGGTGGTCAAGTGGAAAAGAAGGAAACTTGCGTGCATTGCTTTCAACCTTGCAATAT ATCCTTGGGCCTGATAGTGGGTGGCAGCCAATCCCACTCACGGATGTAATTACTTCTGCTGCTGCAAAGAAAGCATACAGGAAGGCTACCCTTTGCGTTCATCCTGACAAATTACAGCAACGTGGAGCAAGTATTCAACACAAATACATATGTGAAAAAGTTTTTGATCTCTTAAAG GATGCTTGGAGTAAATTCAACTCGGAAGAAAGATAG
- the LOC123920212 gene encoding uncharacterized protein LOC123920212, which yields MFRSMSTTRGFGTGRYERLGKETATTTLLHEEFKRSTTLPSRASNSSRKIYRGSTFGDINLQRNPTMKANNKRNKSSHPLLNFFDFRRKKKTTARPEFARYIEYLKEGGMWDLNSNKPVIYYK from the coding sequence ATGTTTCGATCCATGAGTACTACGAGAGGCTTTGGAACTGGGAGGTATGAGAGATTAGGGAAAGAAACTGCAACAACAACACTTTTGCATGAGGAGTTCAAGAGAAGCACAACATTGCCTTCTAGAGCATCAAATTCTTCAAGAAAAATTTATCGAGGTTCAACTTTTGGGGACATAAACCTACAAAGAAACCCCACAATGAAGGCTAATAATAAACGTAACAAGAGTAGTCATCCACTTCTCAACTTCTTTGATTTTCGtaggaaaaagaaaacaacagcTAGGCCTGAATTTGCAAGGTATATTGAGTATCTCAAAGAAGGAGGCATGTGGGATTTGAATTCCAATAAACCAGTTATCTATTACAAGTGA